One genomic region from Streptomyces sp. NBC_00582 encodes:
- a CDS encoding response regulator transcription factor, with amino-acid sequence MVHQTVRGTEAGTTTNAAGRILLADDDADIREGIGRLLRFEGYETVLADDGRLALDLIAAPGGAPDLVLMDVTMPGLDGLAATRRIRASGSTVPILMITGRDAVGDRIVALDNGADDYLMKPFAVEELLARVRALLRRATRRTPSPPPPSPPDTLVFHDVVMTHSTRTVTRAGHPLDLTRTEYTLLEYLLRNPAKVLTRAQILHDVWGFDFEPTSNTLDVYVMYLRRKLETTGHPRLIQTVRGLGYILREG; translated from the coding sequence ATGGTGCATCAGACGGTGAGGGGAACGGAAGCGGGCACGACGACGAACGCGGCGGGCAGGATCCTGCTCGCCGACGACGACGCGGACATCAGGGAGGGCATCGGCAGACTGCTCAGGTTCGAGGGCTACGAGACCGTCCTCGCCGACGACGGACGGCTCGCCCTCGACCTGATCGCGGCCCCCGGCGGCGCACCCGACCTGGTCCTGATGGACGTCACCATGCCGGGCCTCGACGGCCTGGCCGCCACCCGCCGCATCCGTGCCTCCGGCTCCACGGTCCCGATCCTCATGATCACCGGCCGGGACGCGGTCGGCGACCGGATCGTCGCCCTGGACAACGGCGCCGACGACTACCTGATGAAACCCTTCGCCGTGGAGGAACTCCTCGCCCGCGTCCGCGCCCTCCTGCGCCGGGCCACCCGCCGCACCCCTTCCCCACCGCCCCCCTCTCCCCCCGACACCCTCGTCTTCCACGACGTCGTCATGACCCACTCCACCCGCACGGTCACCCGCGCGGGCCACCCCCTGGACCTCACCCGCACCGAGTACACCCTGCTCGAATACCTCCTCCGCAACCCCGCGAAGGTCCTCACCCGCGCCCAGATCCTCCACGACGTCTGGGGCTTCGACTTCGAACCCACCTCCAACACCCTCGACGTCTACGTCATGTACCTCCGCCGAAAACTGGAAACCACCGGCCACCCCCGCCTGATCCAGACGGTACGGGGGCTGGGGTACATACTGCGCGAGGGATGA
- a CDS encoding pectinesterase family protein: protein MSEARRAPRTGSQPRHRKRRTALAAGIPLALTAAGTLAYGTDLGLFGADAQTKASAATTAPAWATATADGFASVDALGQKGTYGGRDGKTVTVKTLADLEKYATATEPYVIVVAATINMDPVGKEIKVQSNKTIIGSGTAGQIVGGGFFLGQGVHNVIIRNLTIRDAYQGVWNDKEHDYDGIQMDGAHHVWIDHNDIRHMADGLIDSRKDTTYLTVSWNRLSQENKAFGIGWTDNVTADITIHHNWIRETEQRNPSTDNVAHAHLYNNFLEDVAGTEIKSSYGNYARGRTNMILENSSFQGLTNPVVRDATATLVQRGNVFSGTTGKNESGGSGAAWDPRKYYAYTLDKTADVPSLLRSGAGPRSTLGTTTATSTGTVKSAAATTLTVAADGTGQYRTVQAAVDAVPANNTSRVVISVKPGTYREVVKVPANKPHVTIQGSGGSRKDTTIVYGNAAGMTRPDGSGTYGTPGSATVSVLSDDSQVRNLTVTNDFDESKHQDIANQAVALLTQADRIVLDGVIVNGDQDTLEMESAAKDKVGRVYISNSYITGNVDFIFGRATAVIDKSVITLKKRWNGTSAGYVTAPSTAAGRKGILINRSTVNGDVTSVSFFLGRNWHPGGDTTVDPQTTVRNTTLGAAIKSTPWSDMGGFSWKDDRFAEYKNTGAGAGAASSNRPQLTDAQAADQEVSDWLGDWTPSAS, encoded by the coding sequence ATGAGTGAAGCCCGCCGCGCGCCCCGCACCGGCTCACAGCCCCGTCACCGCAAGCGCCGGACCGCACTCGCCGCGGGCATCCCGCTCGCGCTGACCGCGGCCGGCACCCTCGCGTACGGCACGGACCTGGGCCTGTTCGGCGCCGACGCGCAGACCAAGGCGTCGGCGGCCACCACCGCGCCCGCCTGGGCCACCGCCACCGCCGACGGTTTCGCCTCGGTCGACGCGCTGGGCCAGAAGGGGACGTACGGCGGCCGGGACGGCAAGACGGTCACCGTGAAGACCCTCGCCGACCTGGAGAAGTACGCGACCGCCACCGAGCCGTACGTCATCGTCGTCGCCGCGACGATCAACATGGACCCGGTCGGCAAGGAGATCAAGGTCCAGTCGAACAAGACGATCATCGGCTCCGGGACGGCGGGGCAGATCGTCGGCGGCGGCTTCTTCCTCGGCCAGGGCGTCCACAACGTGATCATCCGGAACCTGACGATCCGGGACGCGTACCAGGGTGTCTGGAACGACAAGGAACACGACTACGACGGCATCCAGATGGACGGCGCCCACCACGTCTGGATCGACCACAACGACATCCGTCACATGGCTGACGGTCTGATCGACAGCCGCAAGGACACCACCTACCTGACCGTCTCCTGGAACAGGCTCAGCCAGGAGAACAAGGCCTTCGGCATCGGCTGGACGGACAACGTCACCGCGGACATCACCATCCACCACAACTGGATCCGCGAGACCGAGCAGCGCAACCCGTCCACGGACAACGTCGCCCACGCGCACCTCTACAACAACTTCCTGGAGGACGTGGCGGGCACGGAGATCAAGTCGTCGTACGGCAACTACGCGCGCGGCAGGACCAACATGATCCTGGAGAACTCCTCCTTCCAGGGCCTGACCAACCCCGTCGTCCGCGACGCCACCGCCACCCTCGTCCAGCGCGGCAACGTGTTCTCCGGGACGACGGGCAAGAACGAGAGCGGCGGTTCGGGCGCGGCCTGGGACCCCAGGAAGTACTACGCGTACACCCTGGACAAGACGGCCGACGTCCCCTCGCTCCTCAGGTCCGGCGCCGGCCCCCGCAGCACCCTCGGGACGACCACGGCCACGAGCACGGGCACCGTCAAGTCGGCGGCGGCCACGACCCTCACCGTCGCCGCCGACGGCACCGGCCAGTACAGGACGGTCCAGGCCGCCGTGGACGCCGTACCGGCGAACAACACCTCGCGGGTCGTCATCTCCGTGAAGCCGGGGACGTACCGCGAGGTCGTGAAGGTCCCCGCGAACAAGCCGCACGTCACCATCCAGGGCAGCGGCGGCAGCCGCAAGGACACCACGATCGTCTACGGCAACGCGGCCGGCATGACCAGGCCCGACGGTTCGGGGACGTACGGCACCCCCGGCAGCGCCACCGTCTCCGTCCTCTCGGACGACTCCCAGGTCCGCAACCTCACCGTCACCAACGACTTCGACGAGTCCAAGCACCAGGACATCGCCAACCAGGCGGTGGCCCTGCTCACCCAGGCCGACCGGATCGTGCTCGACGGGGTCATCGTCAACGGCGACCAGGACACCCTGGAGATGGAGAGCGCCGCCAAGGACAAGGTCGGCCGGGTCTACATCAGCAACTCCTACATCACCGGCAACGTCGACTTCATCTTCGGCCGGGCCACCGCCGTCATCGACAAGTCCGTCATCACGCTGAAGAAGCGCTGGAACGGCACGAGCGCCGGCTATGTCACGGCCCCCAGCACCGCCGCGGGCCGCAAGGGCATCCTGATCAACCGCTCGACCGTCAACGGAGACGTGACCTCGGTCTCCTTCTTCCTCGGCCGCAACTGGCACCCGGGCGGCGACACCACGGTCGACCCGCAGACCACGGTCCGCAACACCACCCTCGGCGCGGCGATCAAGTCCACCCCCTGGTCCGACATGGGCGGCTTCTCCTGGAAGGACGACCGCTTCGCCGAGTACAAGAACACCGGCGCCGGCGCGGGCGCCGCGAGCAGCAACCGTCCGCAGCTGACCGATGCCCAGGCCGCCGACCAGGAGGTTTCCGACTGGCTCGGCGACTGGACGCCGTCGGCCTCCTGA
- a CDS encoding ABC transporter ATP-binding protein → MGELLRARGVSKSYALRGRHVDVLREVDLDVRGGQVTALVGRSGSGKTTLLHILGLLTTPDRGTVFVQDVDTSGLGDGALADLRRSRLGFVFQSYNLLPQHSALRNVLLPYTGRRSAGEARARALLARVGLAERAGHLPGELSGGEQQRVALARALVNDPPVVLADEPTGNLDEASEDVLLGLFRELADEGRAIVLVTHNPVVSQAADVVHRLGEGATATERSTA, encoded by the coding sequence ATGGGTGAACTGCTGCGGGCGCGGGGCGTGAGCAAGTCGTACGCCCTGCGCGGACGTCACGTCGACGTCCTGCGCGAGGTCGATCTCGACGTCCGAGGAGGGCAGGTCACGGCACTCGTCGGCCGTTCCGGATCGGGCAAGACCACCCTGCTGCACATCCTCGGTCTGCTGACGACGCCGGACCGGGGCACGGTGTTCGTGCAGGACGTCGACACCTCCGGGCTCGGCGACGGCGCCCTCGCCGACCTGCGCCGCTCCCGACTCGGCTTCGTCTTCCAGTCGTACAACCTGCTGCCCCAGCACTCTGCCCTGCGCAACGTCCTCCTGCCGTACACCGGCCGCCGCTCCGCGGGGGAGGCACGCGCGCGTGCGCTGCTCGCCCGGGTCGGTCTCGCCGAGCGGGCCGGGCATCTGCCCGGTGAGCTGTCCGGCGGCGAGCAGCAACGCGTCGCCCTGGCCCGCGCCCTGGTCAACGACCCGCCCGTCGTCCTGGCCGACGAGCCGACCGGGAACCTCGACGAGGCGAGCGAGGACGTACTGCTCGGCCTGTTCCGCGAACTCGCGGACGAGGGCCGGGCGATCGTGCTCGTGACGCACAATCCGGTCGTCTCGCAGGCGGCGGACGTGGTGCACCGGCTGGGCGAGGGCGCGACGGCCACCGAGAGGAGCACCGCGTGA
- a CDS encoding ABC transporter permease has product MNVFALAVANVRALRRRLYGLVALVSVTGAVCLGALGIADRAQGAADSGVKESAANRSITVDRPDGRPGTPQLTDATAARLAELPHVESVQHRAQVSFSVRTETGDAILLYATTHRAALPPPVTGSVRKALFPLRPGEIVVPATSQGADLGQRLGQDIEIETTRYVRPGEGVGVTRHARLVGVYDPAWQLDGPDAAYAADPDVVTWAADRAGEPADRYLSTVGYDQLTVVARAAADVPGVMKSVQSLGYPAVTLRQQLDALPGVLHLVELAGQVLLGVLGVLAFAGAVTVTGALARQRAQEIGVLKAVGFRTRSVLILLVTEMALAGAVAALAGTALGALFGAVGAALLRRSADLAPYTTGRVPLPTAGTLLTLVVLTVLVVAGGALGPARRAARMSPTDAMKDW; this is encoded by the coding sequence GTGAACGTCTTCGCCCTGGCCGTGGCCAACGTCCGTGCGCTGCGGCGGCGGTTGTACGGGCTGGTCGCGCTGGTCTCCGTCACCGGTGCCGTCTGCCTCGGCGCGCTGGGTATCGCCGACCGGGCGCAGGGCGCCGCCGACTCGGGGGTCAAGGAGAGCGCCGCCAACCGCAGCATCACCGTCGACCGGCCCGACGGCCGCCCCGGCACCCCGCAGTTGACCGATGCCACGGCCGCACGACTGGCAGAGCTTCCCCATGTGGAGTCGGTGCAGCACCGCGCGCAGGTCTCGTTCAGCGTGCGGACGGAGACCGGGGACGCGATCCTCCTGTACGCGACCACACATCGGGCGGCCCTGCCGCCGCCCGTCACCGGGTCCGTGCGCAAGGCCCTCTTCCCGCTCCGGCCGGGCGAGATCGTCGTACCGGCGACATCCCAGGGCGCCGACCTGGGCCAAAGGCTCGGCCAGGACATCGAGATCGAGACCACCCGTTACGTACGGCCCGGTGAGGGCGTCGGTGTCACCCGGCACGCGCGTCTCGTCGGTGTCTACGACCCGGCCTGGCAGCTCGACGGCCCGGACGCCGCGTACGCCGCCGACCCGGACGTCGTGACCTGGGCGGCGGACCGGGCGGGGGAGCCGGCCGACCGGTACCTGAGCACCGTCGGCTACGACCAGCTCACCGTCGTCGCGCGGGCGGCGGCCGACGTCCCCGGCGTCATGAAGTCGGTCCAAAGCCTCGGCTATCCGGCGGTCACCCTGCGCCAGCAGCTCGACGCGCTGCCCGGCGTGCTCCACCTGGTGGAGTTGGCCGGCCAGGTCCTGCTCGGTGTTCTCGGAGTGCTGGCGTTCGCGGGCGCGGTGACGGTGACGGGTGCGCTGGCGCGGCAGCGGGCCCAGGAGATCGGCGTCCTCAAGGCGGTCGGGTTCCGTACCAGGAGTGTGCTGATCCTGCTGGTCACGGAGATGGCCCTCGCCGGTGCGGTCGCCGCCCTGGCCGGCACGGCCCTCGGGGCCCTGTTCGGCGCCGTCGGCGCGGCCCTGCTGCGGCGCAGCGCGGACCTCGCCCCGTACACGACCGGCCGGGTACCGCTGCCGACGGCCGGAACCCTGCTCACCCTCGTGGTGCTCACGGTGCTGGTCGTGGCGGGCGGTGCCCTGGGGCCGGCCCGCAGAGCCGCGCGGATGTCCCCGACGGACGCGATGAAGGACTGGTGA